In Aminobacterium sp. MB27-C1, a single genomic region encodes these proteins:
- a CDS encoding tripartite tricarboxylate transporter TctB family protein — translation MKNWKKDFLLAIVLLVISVFVFIEAGNFPDIAAHFPKRVAVVIFLLAAPLLGRSLNERKKEVESESEKKRYKSVYSVIISIAVYILILPKAGYLVSSLALMLFIMCNLGYANKKRALITAILSVFVIFAVFRFLLGVPLPLGVFVEG, via the coding sequence ATGAAAAATTGGAAAAAAGATTTCTTATTGGCAATAGTTCTCTTGGTTATAAGCGTATTTGTATTTATCGAAGCTGGAAATTTTCCTGATATTGCTGCACATTTTCCCAAGCGCGTTGCTGTTGTCATTTTTCTATTAGCAGCACCTTTGCTTGGACGTAGCCTTAATGAACGCAAGAAAGAAGTAGAATCCGAGAGCGAAAAAAAACGGTATAAGAGCGTTTATTCCGTTATTATCTCCATTGCTGTATATATTCTTATTCTTCCTAAAGCAGGTTACCTTGTTTCTTCATTAGCTTTAATGCTCTTTATAATGTGCAACCTTGGTTATGCCAATAAAAAGAGAGCCCTTATAACGGCTATTTTATCAGTATTTGTGATTTTTGCCGTGTTTAGGTTCCTTTTAGGGGTTCCCTTACCTCTTGGCGTTTTTGTAGAAGGATAA
- the tsaA gene encoding tRNA (N6-threonylcarbamoyladenosine(37)-N6)-methyltransferase TrmO produces the protein MMVGELKLQSIGTIRSPFRERKGMPIQPVGARGIRGTVEVLPEFEKGLQDLEGFSHIYLLYWFHLSEGFDLTVKPFMDSEYHGVFATRAPRRPNQIGLSVVRLVAIKGNKLTVEDIDILDGTPLLDIKPFVPEFDIFGRQFRAGWLEKQAVSPENVKADERFSG, from the coding sequence ATGATGGTGGGGGAGTTGAAACTCCAGAGTATCGGTACTATCCGGTCGCCATTTCGAGAAAGAAAGGGAATGCCCATTCAGCCTGTAGGGGCGAGGGGCATTCGTGGCACTGTCGAAGTCTTGCCTGAATTTGAAAAAGGTCTTCAAGATCTTGAAGGTTTCTCCCATATCTATCTTTTATATTGGTTTCATCTTTCAGAAGGTTTCGATTTAACCGTAAAGCCTTTTATGGATTCGGAATATCATGGCGTTTTTGCAACCCGCGCGCCGCGAAGGCCTAACCAAATTGGCCTGTCAGTTGTTCGGTTAGTGGCAATAAAAGGGAATAAGTTGACTGTTGAAGACATTGATATCCTTGATGGAACGCCTCTTTTAGATATTAAACCCTTTGTGCCTGAGTTTGATATTTTCGGCCGGCAATTCCGTGCTGGTTGGCTAGAAAAACAGGCAGTAAGTCCAGAAAATGTGAAGGCGGACGAACGTTTTAGCGGATAG
- a CDS encoding UPF0182 family protein, whose translation MTKFYKFPEEKWFGNNGENEEPTSRREIKFPVFPKGKKFLWILVACVVLVFLAFPSLANFYIDYLWFDAQNQTAVFWTMLIPKWILFGVATLLSFVLLFFNFRIARHNTLKLLPPDSPFGNIPQKLTSTAVLIGAGAFALINGASTQKHWDMILRFLNSAPFGNIDPIFGKDISFYIYRLPFWSFAQEWGLGILILSLIGSAALYAFVIAPLVAEHRGAVPKAVFKHLSLLVAAIALLWAVGFWLDRFNLLYSPRGVAFGASYTDIHADLLALNLMTGLTLLVSVLLIVGIYKSTWKFSAITLGFLVLASVILRGIYPGIIQKYVVEPNEFDKERPYIEHNIEATLQAYDLKKVKTVSMLPESEVTWEKLEMNKGTMQNVRLWDSRPLLRSFKQLQEIRSYYDFIDVDIDRYRFNGQYRQVMIAARELDLKRLQNPTWVNQHVEFTHGYGLVMNPVNEVSSSGLPILWIENLPPRIHIPVELERPQIYYGEKPDSYVFVNTTEKEFDYPMGNSNARTTYEGTGGVSIGSFFRRMLFAMKYGDSKILFTTFFTPESRILLYRNVQQRLHRLAPFLLYDSDPYLVIHNGRLVWIQDAYTISDRYPYSEPISVSAGSRKGYFRINYIRNSVKATVDAYDGTVQFFIADKADPLIQTWDKIFPSLFKPMEEMSPNLREHIRYPKDIFSVQSEILKTYHMLDPNTFYNKEDVWQTYRGSEGTEQLAAHYMIMKLEDTHPAEFALITPFMPIGRDNMIAWMAGRCDGDSYGEVLVYTFPKQKLIYGPAQVEALTNQHPEISAQLSLWSQRGSDVIKGNIMVIPIEDAVLYVQPLYLKAENSDLPELKRVIVSTGGRVVWDERLDNALEKLLGKPTTLPSLRVPTTPEGEKEEKSVIPSYDGNIKELVQQAQDAWSKAQEALREGNWNQYGEMMQRVESILQHLGNVTQ comes from the coding sequence ATGACTAAATTCTATAAATTTCCAGAAGAAAAATGGTTTGGTAACAATGGAGAAAATGAAGAACCAACATCTCGCCGCGAGATAAAATTTCCAGTCTTTCCCAAAGGAAAGAAATTCCTCTGGATACTTGTAGCGTGTGTTGTTCTCGTTTTTTTGGCGTTTCCTTCTCTTGCTAACTTTTATATTGATTACCTTTGGTTTGATGCCCAAAACCAAACAGCTGTTTTTTGGACTATGCTCATTCCAAAGTGGATTTTATTTGGAGTTGCAACGCTTTTATCTTTCGTGTTGCTTTTCTTCAACTTCCGCATCGCCCGGCATAATACGCTGAAACTTCTTCCACCAGATTCACCATTTGGAAATATTCCACAAAAACTGACTTCAACGGCTGTCTTAATTGGCGCCGGAGCTTTTGCTCTGATAAATGGCGCGTCAACACAAAAACATTGGGATATGATTTTACGATTTCTCAATAGCGCCCCCTTTGGAAACATCGACCCTATCTTCGGCAAAGATATCTCTTTTTATATATATCGTTTGCCCTTCTGGTCTTTTGCACAAGAGTGGGGATTGGGGATTCTTATTTTAAGTCTCATAGGTTCAGCAGCGCTCTATGCTTTTGTCATTGCACCTCTAGTGGCCGAACATCGCGGAGCTGTTCCAAAGGCTGTCTTTAAACATCTCTCTTTGCTTGTAGCAGCCATTGCGCTTCTATGGGCTGTTGGATTTTGGCTCGACCGTTTTAACCTTCTTTACTCTCCCCGGGGAGTTGCATTTGGAGCCAGTTACACTGATATTCATGCCGATTTGCTTGCTCTTAATTTAATGACGGGACTCACTCTTCTCGTCTCTGTGCTTCTTATTGTGGGAATATATAAAAGCACATGGAAATTTTCAGCTATAACCCTTGGTTTTTTAGTTTTAGCTTCAGTTATCTTACGAGGAATTTACCCCGGGATTATTCAAAAATATGTTGTAGAGCCCAATGAATTCGATAAAGAGCGTCCGTATATCGAACATAACATTGAAGCTACCTTGCAAGCCTATGATTTGAAGAAAGTTAAGACTGTCTCTATGCTTCCGGAATCTGAGGTTACGTGGGAAAAGTTAGAAATGAACAAGGGAACGATGCAGAATGTTCGTTTATGGGATTCCAGACCCCTTCTCAGAAGTTTTAAGCAGTTGCAAGAAATCCGCTCATACTACGATTTCATCGACGTAGACATAGACCGCTATCGCTTTAATGGGCAGTATCGCCAAGTAATGATAGCTGCTCGTGAACTCGACCTCAAACGGCTACAAAATCCAACGTGGGTCAACCAACACGTAGAATTTACTCATGGATACGGGCTCGTTATGAATCCCGTTAATGAAGTAAGCTCCAGCGGACTTCCTATTCTGTGGATTGAGAACCTTCCTCCTCGAATTCATATTCCTGTAGAACTTGAGAGACCGCAAATTTACTATGGAGAAAAACCAGATTCCTACGTTTTCGTTAACACAACGGAGAAGGAATTCGATTATCCCATGGGTAATTCCAACGCACGAACAACATATGAAGGAACTGGTGGTGTTTCAATCGGTTCTTTCTTCAGAAGAATGCTTTTTGCAATGAAGTACGGCGACTCGAAAATTTTATTTACAACATTTTTCACCCCTGAAAGTCGCATTCTTCTGTACCGAAATGTTCAGCAACGATTACACAGGCTCGCTCCGTTCTTACTCTACGATTCAGATCCATATCTCGTTATTCATAATGGACGCCTTGTGTGGATTCAAGATGCCTATACAATTTCTGATCGGTATCCTTATTCCGAGCCTATTTCAGTCTCTGCCGGTAGCAGAAAGGGATACTTCAGAATTAATTACATTAGAAACAGCGTAAAAGCAACGGTAGATGCCTATGATGGAACTGTGCAGTTCTTCATTGCAGATAAAGCAGATCCGCTTATTCAGACATGGGATAAGATATTTCCGTCTCTTTTCAAGCCTATGGAAGAAATGTCTCCGAATTTAAGAGAGCATATCCGCTATCCGAAGGATATTTTTTCAGTACAAAGCGAGATTCTTAAAACCTACCATATGCTTGATCCTAATACTTTCTACAATAAGGAAGACGTATGGCAAACCTATAGGGGAAGCGAAGGCACAGAGCAATTAGCTGCCCACTACATGATAATGAAACTTGAGGATACTCATCCTGCAGAATTTGCACTCATTACGCCCTTTATGCCTATTGGACGAGATAATATGATCGCCTGGATGGCAGGACGGTGTGATGGCGATTCTTATGGAGAAGTTCTTGTCTACACCTTCCCCAAACAAAAGTTAATCTACGGTCCAGCTCAGGTGGAAGCTCTGACAAACCAGCATCCTGAAATTTCCGCGCAGCTTTCACTCTGGAGTCAAAGGGGTTCTGACGTAATCAAAGGTAATATTATGGTTATCCCCATAGAAGATGCTGTTTTATACGTGCAGCCTCTTTACTTAAAGGCTGAAAATAGTGATCTTCCAGAGTTAAAGAGAGTTATCGTATCCACAGGAGGTCGGGTTGTTTGGGATGAACGACTCGACAATGCTCTGGAAAAGCTGCTGGGGAAACCAACAACACTGCCTTCGCTGCGAGTACCAACAACGCCTGAAGGGGAAAAAGAAGAAAAAAGCGTTATTCCATCTTATGATGGGAACATAAAAGAATTGGTACAACAAGCACAAGACGCGTGGAGCAAAGCACAAGAAGCTCTTCGTGAAGGGAATTGGAACCAGTACGGAGAGATGATGCAACGCGTAGAATCAATACTTCAGCATTTAGGAAATGTAACTCAATAA
- a CDS encoding RidA family protein, whose product MKKVIASSAAPKAVGPYSQAIQAGDYLFASGQLPVDPAVGKIIEGDIQAQFHQIMKNLNAVLQEAGLSFNDVVKTTVFVTDMADFAAINAVYAEYFPNDKPARSCVQVAALPLGGQVEMELIAFCGK is encoded by the coding sequence ATGAAGAAAGTAATAGCATCATCAGCTGCTCCTAAGGCGGTAGGACCATATTCGCAAGCTATTCAAGCAGGAGATTATCTTTTTGCTTCAGGGCAACTTCCAGTTGACCCTGCAGTGGGGAAAATCATCGAAGGAGATATTCAAGCTCAATTCCATCAGATTATGAAAAATTTGAACGCTGTGCTTCAGGAAGCGGGCCTCTCTTTCAATGATGTAGTTAAAACTACTGTTTTCGTAACCGATATGGCTGATTTCGCTGCTATAAATGCGGTGTACGCAGAGTATTTCCCGAACGATAAGCCAGCACGATCTTGTGTTCAGGTTGCCGCGTTGCCTTTGGGCGGTCAAGTAGAAATGGAGCTCATTGCTTTTTGCGGGAAATAA
- a CDS encoding transcriptional regulator: MPEEKDIHPILRSYIPLVKALAETLGPDYEVVLQSTKDPENSVVAIENGYVTGRKEGAPLTDFALYILKKAISRDFNYVANYLTKTQSGEKLRSTTIFIRDENQDIIGFLCLNFNMSKALIMNDIIAPLLKVHELRGAFESKSEIFPSHIEELIEESLQRVRQRFSKPCYLMSRTEKVEVIKYLDDEGFFLLKGSIETLAEEMGNTKYTIYSYLRDVRQTEESKS; this comes from the coding sequence ATGCCTGAAGAAAAAGATATTCATCCAATCCTTCGTTCTTATATCCCTTTAGTAAAGGCTCTTGCAGAAACGCTAGGTCCTGATTATGAGGTAGTGTTGCAAAGTACTAAAGATCCAGAAAACTCGGTTGTAGCTATCGAGAATGGATATGTAACTGGACGAAAAGAGGGTGCTCCCTTAACGGATTTTGCTCTATATATTTTAAAAAAAGCCATTTCAAGAGATTTCAACTACGTTGCGAATTATTTAACGAAAACACAAAGTGGTGAAAAACTCCGCTCAACAACAATTTTTATCCGAGATGAAAATCAAGACATTATTGGATTCCTTTGTTTAAATTTTAATATGTCAAAAGCTTTAATTATGAATGATATAATTGCTCCCCTTCTCAAGGTCCACGAGTTACGTGGTGCTTTCGAATCAAAATCAGAAATATTCCCAAGTCATATAGAAGAACTAATTGAAGAAAGTTTGCAGAGAGTCCGGCAAAGGTTTTCTAAACCTTGCTATTTAATGAGTCGCACAGAAAAAGTTGAGGTCATTAAATATCTTGACGATGAAGGTTTTTTCTTACTCAAAGGTTCAATAGAAACTTTGGCGGAAGAAATGGGTAACACTAAATACACGATTTATTCGTATCTACGAGATGTAAGACAAACTGAAGAATCTAAATCATAA
- a CDS encoding sodium:alanine symporter family protein, giving the protein MEVIDVVRGINNILWSYVLIFLLCGTGIYFTFRLNFVQIRKFGAVCRNAFGGLTLFGERAGKEGMSSFQSLATAIAAQVGTGNLAGAATAIASGGPGAIFWMWISAFFGMSTIFSEAVLAQTYKEKDVDGQIVGGPAYYISRGFGSKGLAVFFAIAIIIALGFIGNMVQSNSISDAFQTAFNLPALYVGIAIAILAGLIFFGGISRIASFTEKAVPIMALMYLIGGVIVLVMNADAILPAIKMIFYGAFNPKAATGGIIGVGVKEAVRYGVARGLFSNEAGMGSTPHAHAVAKVNHPAQQGLVAIMGVFIDTFIVLNITAFVILTTGVLDGKTTGIALTQAGFTQAFGGFGNAFVAICLLFFAFSTIIGWYFFGEANIRYLFGIKGLTPYRILVMIFIVIGSTMKVDLVWELADTFNGLMVIPNLIAVLGLAKVVSKALDDYDNDGMLKSSK; this is encoded by the coding sequence GTGGAAGTAATTGATGTTGTAAGAGGTATCAATAATATTCTGTGGAGTTACGTTCTTATTTTCCTTCTTTGCGGAACTGGTATTTATTTTACTTTTCGCCTTAATTTTGTTCAGATACGCAAATTTGGAGCTGTTTGCAGAAATGCTTTTGGTGGTTTAACTCTTTTCGGAGAAAGAGCTGGAAAAGAGGGAATGTCCTCTTTTCAATCTTTGGCGACAGCTATTGCTGCACAAGTTGGAACGGGAAATCTTGCTGGAGCTGCCACAGCCATTGCTTCTGGAGGACCAGGGGCTATATTCTGGATGTGGATTAGTGCCTTCTTTGGCATGAGCACTATCTTCTCAGAGGCTGTTCTTGCTCAAACATATAAAGAGAAAGATGTTGACGGTCAGATTGTTGGAGGTCCTGCCTATTACATTAGCCGAGGTTTTGGAAGTAAGGGATTAGCTGTTTTCTTCGCTATTGCAATTATTATTGCTCTTGGTTTTATCGGAAATATGGTTCAGTCAAACTCTATAAGCGATGCTTTCCAGACGGCTTTTAACCTTCCTGCTCTCTATGTAGGGATTGCAATTGCAATTTTAGCGGGACTCATATTTTTTGGCGGAATCAGCCGTATTGCTTCTTTTACAGAGAAGGCTGTTCCTATTATGGCTCTTATGTATCTTATTGGCGGTGTTATTGTTCTTGTAATGAATGCCGATGCTATCCTTCCAGCCATAAAGATGATTTTTTATGGAGCTTTTAACCCGAAAGCTGCAACAGGGGGCATTATTGGTGTCGGTGTAAAAGAGGCAGTTCGTTACGGTGTTGCGCGTGGGCTCTTCTCCAATGAAGCTGGTATGGGATCTACGCCTCATGCTCACGCTGTTGCTAAGGTAAATCACCCTGCACAACAGGGATTAGTTGCCATTATGGGCGTGTTTATCGATACATTTATCGTTCTTAACATTACTGCTTTTGTCATTCTTACTACAGGTGTTCTTGACGGGAAGACGACAGGTATAGCTTTAACTCAGGCTGGTTTTACTCAAGCCTTCGGAGGATTTGGAAATGCTTTTGTAGCTATTTGCTTACTTTTCTTTGCCTTCTCAACTATCATCGGTTGGTACTTCTTCGGAGAAGCGAATATCCGTTACTTGTTTGGAATCAAGGGATTAACTCCTTACCGAATTCTCGTCATGATTTTCATTGTTATCGGATCAACTATGAAAGTAGATCTTGTCTGGGAGCTTGCTGATACCTTTAACGGCTTAATGGTTATCCCCAACCTTATTGCTGTTCTTGGTCTGGCTAAAGTCGTATCGAAAGCTCTCGATGACTATGATAACGACGGAATGCTGAAGAGTAGTAAGTAG
- a CDS encoding NADP-dependent malic enzyme, with protein MRKEEIYAKALSAHQESKGKVAITSKLPVESMADLAIAYTPGVAEPCREIERNPEAVYDVTSKGNMVAVVTDGSAVLGLGDIGPEAALPVMEGKAVLFKRFAGVDAFPICIKSQDPDEIVRTTALITPAFGGINLEDISAPRCFEIERRLKEICDIPVFHDDQHGTAVIVLAGLLNAFRLVKKKIEDVKIVMSGAGAAGMAICRFLLSAGAVNVILCDRSGAIYDGRPEHMNWAKEEIAKETNPNKEKGSLADVLKGADVFLGISAPGVLTTDMVKTMGKDAIIFAMANPTPEIYPDEAQAGGAAVIATGRSDFPNQINNCLGFPGIFRGALDVRASTINEEMKLAASKAIAELISEDELTAERIIPEALDPRVAPAVAKAVAEAARKTGVARV; from the coding sequence ATGCGCAAAGAGGAAATTTACGCTAAAGCACTATCTGCCCATCAGGAATCCAAAGGGAAAGTTGCCATTACGAGCAAGCTTCCCGTAGAGAGCATGGCCGATCTGGCTATTGCCTATACTCCAGGAGTTGCCGAACCTTGCCGTGAAATAGAAAGGAATCCTGAAGCCGTCTATGACGTTACGTCAAAAGGGAATATGGTTGCCGTCGTTACCGATGGTTCTGCCGTTCTCGGACTCGGCGATATAGGACCTGAAGCAGCATTGCCCGTTATGGAGGGGAAAGCTGTTCTTTTCAAACGTTTTGCCGGAGTCGATGCCTTTCCTATCTGCATCAAATCACAGGACCCTGACGAAATTGTTCGGACTACAGCTCTTATTACACCAGCATTCGGTGGCATCAACCTTGAAGATATCTCTGCTCCTCGGTGTTTCGAGATTGAGCGACGCTTAAAAGAGATTTGCGATATCCCTGTTTTTCACGATGATCAGCATGGAACAGCCGTTATCGTTCTCGCCGGTCTCCTCAATGCCTTCAGATTGGTGAAGAAAAAGATAGAAGATGTGAAAATTGTTATGAGTGGTGCCGGAGCGGCGGGAATGGCTATTTGTCGTTTCCTTCTTTCTGCCGGGGCTGTGAATGTTATTTTGTGTGACCGTAGCGGCGCCATTTATGATGGCCGTCCGGAGCATATGAACTGGGCCAAGGAAGAGATCGCCAAAGAGACCAACCCCAACAAAGAGAAAGGTTCTCTTGCAGATGTTTTGAAAGGAGCCGACGTATTTCTCGGCATATCCGCGCCTGGAGTTCTCACCACTGACATGGTAAAGACAATGGGCAAAGATGCCATTATCTTTGCTATGGCCAATCCTACGCCTGAAATTTATCCTGATGAAGCTCAGGCTGGCGGTGCTGCTGTTATTGCTACAGGGAGAAGCGATTTCCCGAACCAGATCAACAACTGTCTTGGTTTCCCTGGCATTTTCAGAGGCGCTCTTGATGTTCGCGCAAGCACAATCAACGAAGAGATGAAACTTGCTGCCAGTAAGGCTATCGCTGAGCTTATTTCTGAGGATGAACTCACAGCTGAAAGAATTATTCCCGAAGCTCTCGATCCTCGCGTTGCTCCGGCTGTTGCCAAAGCTGTCGCAGAGGCAGCCAGAAAAACAGGTGTAGCTCGAGTATAA
- a CDS encoding tripartite tricarboxylate transporter permease: MEHILSAFVEIFTPGVFLFLFIGVCIGLVVGSLPGLNDTITLAVLVPVTFSMDPSYAFMLLVGVYTSACYGGSIPAILLKIPGTASSVVTSLDGYQMTLKGKAGQALGISTTSSVFGGLVSSLVLMFLAPVLAKYALRFGPPEYFALAILGLSTVAGMSGKNVLKSLIVCAIGLLIATIGMSPQTGFPRFDFGNPYLLEGIPFVPMLIGLFGVTSVLEVAEEIGQRSKGNVSLDIPKIGKVLPDKKMVKRLLPTWLTSSAIGNVIGVIPGAGMLMAIYLAYDQAIRSNKDKEFGTGVPEGVAAPEAANNAVVASSMVPLMALGVPGNSTSALFLGALMIQGLRPGPSLFQDFPEVAYLIIVGFFVANILMGPLGIMLGKFLSGVIFKIPKEVLASVIAMLCITGAFAVGNSVFNIWVMLFFGILGFVFNKLKLPHSPLILAVILGAMMERGLYQSLVLSKGSYMIFLQRPISLVMLIVATLFAIAPILKKIKQMKSASIN; the protein is encoded by the coding sequence ATGGAACATATTTTGTCTGCATTTGTTGAAATTTTTACGCCAGGCGTATTTCTTTTCCTTTTCATTGGTGTTTGTATAGGTCTTGTCGTTGGCTCTTTGCCAGGCCTGAATGACACTATTACGTTAGCAGTACTTGTTCCTGTTACGTTCTCTATGGATCCAAGTTACGCGTTTATGCTTCTTGTCGGTGTTTATACGTCGGCTTGCTATGGTGGCTCTATTCCGGCGATCCTTTTAAAAATTCCAGGAACAGCTTCTTCTGTGGTGACGTCTCTTGACGGATATCAGATGACTTTAAAGGGAAAGGCTGGCCAAGCTCTTGGTATTTCAACAACAAGTTCAGTTTTTGGCGGATTAGTCAGTTCCCTTGTTCTTATGTTTTTAGCGCCGGTTCTTGCAAAATATGCCTTGCGTTTTGGCCCTCCTGAATACTTTGCTCTTGCAATTTTAGGCTTAAGTACAGTTGCAGGTATGTCAGGAAAGAATGTTCTTAAAAGCCTTATCGTGTGTGCAATAGGACTGCTTATCGCTACTATTGGCATGAGCCCACAAACAGGTTTTCCCCGTTTTGACTTCGGAAACCCATATTTACTAGAGGGGATTCCATTTGTCCCAATGTTGATCGGTCTTTTTGGAGTAACGTCAGTATTGGAAGTAGCTGAAGAAATTGGACAAAGGAGCAAGGGGAATGTCTCTTTGGATATTCCTAAAATTGGAAAAGTATTGCCTGATAAGAAGATGGTAAAGCGCCTTTTACCTACATGGCTTACCTCTTCCGCTATTGGAAACGTAATTGGAGTTATTCCAGGAGCAGGAATGTTAATGGCCATTTATTTAGCATACGACCAAGCTATTCGAAGTAATAAAGATAAAGAGTTTGGAACTGGTGTTCCTGAAGGAGTAGCTGCGCCAGAAGCAGCCAACAACGCTGTAGTTGCAAGTTCAATGGTTCCTTTGATGGCTCTCGGAGTTCCTGGAAATTCCACATCAGCTCTTTTCTTAGGCGCATTGATGATACAAGGACTTCGACCTGGTCCTTCTCTATTCCAAGATTTCCCAGAAGTGGCTTACCTTATCATTGTTGGTTTCTTTGTAGCAAATATCCTTATGGGGCCACTGGGAATTATGCTGGGGAAATTTTTATCAGGAGTTATTTTCAAAATTCCTAAAGAAGTTCTCGCGAGTGTTATTGCGATGTTATGCATTACCGGTGCTTTTGCTGTGGGAAATAGCGTCTTTAATATTTGGGTAATGCTTTTCTTCGGAATTTTAGGATTTGTTTTTAACAAACTTAAGTTGCCACATTCACCGTTAATTTTAGCCGTGATTTTAGGCGCCATGATGGAAAGAGGGCTCTATCAGAGTCTCGTTCTTTCAAAAGGGTCATACATGATCTTTTTACAGCGGCCTATCAGTCTTGTCATGTTGATTGTTGCAACGCTTTTTGCTATTGCTCCTATTCTTAAAAAGATTAAACAGATGAAGAGTGCTTCAATAAATTAA
- a CDS encoding tripartite tricarboxylate transporter substrate binding protein, with amino-acid sequence MKKFMSCLALVALVTLCFGSFAFAAETFPQKNIKIIVPFAPGGGVDVTCRLMAEVAPKYMNGKKIVVENMPGGGAVIGQTFVSKAKADGYTILAYTSSVVTNPMTKKTTYTHKSFKPIAMYCFDPEIVMVPENSPYKTLKEFIGAAKTKEISLATPGYSTSHHIACLILENRLGVKFGYVHNESAAMQVQQLLGGHVEAGMMALGEASGFIKDGTMRALGVMTNERPKDFSFIPTFKEEGTDLVWGAFRGLAVPEGTSDETVKALDELFGKIINDEDFAARMAKAGYPLVYRNAPDFGSYVEEVATELEKIVPTLNQ; translated from the coding sequence ATGAAAAAGTTTATGTCATGTTTAGCTTTAGTTGCACTTGTGACTCTTTGTTTTGGTTCCTTTGCTTTTGCCGCAGAAACATTTCCACAGAAAAACATTAAAATTATTGTTCCTTTTGCTCCAGGCGGCGGAGTAGATGTTACATGCCGTTTAATGGCTGAAGTTGCTCCCAAATATATGAATGGGAAAAAAATTGTTGTCGAAAATATGCCAGGTGGCGGTGCTGTTATCGGCCAGACTTTTGTATCAAAGGCTAAAGCTGATGGATACACAATTTTGGCTTATACATCCTCTGTTGTTACCAATCCAATGACTAAAAAAACTACATATACACATAAGTCATTTAAACCAATAGCAATGTATTGTTTTGACCCTGAAATTGTCATGGTTCCAGAAAATTCTCCGTATAAGACTTTAAAAGAATTTATCGGAGCTGCTAAAACAAAAGAAATTAGCCTTGCTACTCCCGGCTACTCTACCTCTCACCATATTGCTTGCCTTATTCTCGAAAATCGTTTGGGCGTTAAATTTGGATATGTACATAATGAAAGCGCAGCTATGCAAGTACAGCAGCTTTTGGGCGGTCACGTAGAAGCGGGAATGATGGCTCTTGGAGAAGCATCCGGCTTCATTAAAGATGGAACAATGCGTGCCCTCGGTGTTATGACAAACGAGAGACCAAAAGATTTTTCTTTTATTCCTACCTTCAAAGAGGAAGGAACTGACCTTGTATGGGGTGCTTTTAGAGGATTAGCTGTTCCAGAAGGAACTTCAGATGAAACCGTCAAAGCACTTGATGAACTCTTCGGAAAAATAATAAACGATGAGGATTTTGCAGCTCGTATGGCTAAAGCTGGTTACCCACTGGTTTATAGAAATGCACCTGATTTCGGATCTTATGTAGAGGAAGTTGCAACTGAGCTCGAAAAAATAGTTCCAACTTTGAATCAATAG